A stretch of Manis javanica isolate MJ-LG chromosome 1, MJ_LKY, whole genome shotgun sequence DNA encodes these proteins:
- the LOC140850380 gene encoding uncharacterized protein: MSFSLSGAHFPRVERPYRLPTCISRLEAQRGPQRDGGAAHRRGHGFASAAAAVSFPAAPRSRPAASQPERATRARRARPAALRGSPTREEPPSGPPEAVTSGVAAPWPQRSPAQTPALAERTPRGRKPSGSERHQSKTVLGAARGAPGRPRGGRTPAFNRPGREDPLRSPARDGEMLGRAAGPAGRSGRPSRAQWPACRGLGALVSVWVSVAVRCKALRSALGRGLHLSHHRGASSQQPLRATGNKAWSEAGKLRQEMNFGERKAALEQLDPKRTSRTLFGCLNV, from the exons ATGTCGTTTAGTCTCTCTGGGGCTCATTTCCCTCGTGTAGAGAGGCCCTACCGCCTGCCCACCTGCATCAGCCGTCTAGAGGCGCAGCGAGGCCCGCAGCGCGACGGCGGGGCGGCACACAGACGCGGGCACGGATTCGCCTCGGCGGCCGCCGCTGTTTCCTTCCCGGCGGCCCCACGCTCCCGGCCGGCCGCCAGCCAGCCCGAGAGAGCTACCCGTGCTCGGCGTGCCCGCCCCGCGGCGCTGAGGGGGAGCCCCACGCGGGAGGAGCCCCCCTCCGGCCCACCCGAGGCCGTGACCTCCGGGGTGGCGGCACCCTGGCCACAGAGATCG CCAGCACAGACTCCTGCCCTCGCCGAGCGCACGCCCAGGGGGAGGAAGCCGAGCGGCAGCGAGCGACACCAGAGCAAGACGGTGCTGGGCGCCGCGCGGGGGGCGCCAGGGAGGCCGCGCGGTGGGAGGACCCCCGCTTTCAACAGGCCGGGCAGGGAAGACCCCCTGAGGAGCCCCGCCAGGGATGGAGAAATGCTGGGGCGAGCCGCGGGGCCCGCAGGGCGCTCGGGGAGGCCCTCGCGCGCCCAGTGGCCGGCCTGCCGCGGCCTGGGGGCCCTGGTGAGCGTTTGGGTTTCCGTCGCCGTGAGATGCAAAGCCCTTCGGAGCGCTCTGGGCA GGGGATTGCATTTGTCCCACCACCGGGGGGCAAGCTCCCAGCAACCTCTCAGGGCGACAGGAAATAAGGCGTGGAGCGAAGcaggaaagctaagacaagaaATGAATTTTGGTGAACGCAAGGCTGCCCTGGAACAGCTTGATCCAAAAAG